The Pseudodesulfovibrio sediminis genome includes the window TGCCCGTCTCTGCGGTCGATGATCACATGACGGGTCGGATCGTCTGACAGGCTTGGCATGGCAGCTTACTCTTCACCGCGTTCGTCTTGCACTCGTTTGGTTTTGGCAAAGCTGCGCGGCAGTTCGCCGGGGCCGAGAATCTTGACCTCTGAGCGGACCAGAATGTGTTTGCGGATCTCGGAGGCCAGTTGTTTGGCCAGATCGTCGCCGCAACAGGTCGCTTCCGGAGTGCACTCCACCTGGACGGCCATATGGTCCAGACCGTCCCGGCGGGTCAGGGAAATCTTGTACTCGGCTGACAATTCCTTGAAATCTTCCAGCACGGAGCCGATCTGGCCGGGGTAGATGTTCACGCCGCGGAAGATGAACATGTCGTCGCTGCGACCCATGATCTTGTCCATGCGGGGCATGGTCACGCCGCAGGAGCAGGTGCCGGGCAACAGGCGCGTCAGGTCGTGGGTGCGGTAGCGGACAAGTGGAGACGCTTCCTTTTGCAGGGAGGTGACAACCATTTCGCCCACTTCTCCGGGGGCGACCGGTTCCAGCGTTTCGGGGTCGATGATTTCGAGGATATATCGGTCGGCCCAGTAATGGATACCGTCATGCGCCTGGCATTCCAGCCCGGTGCCGGGTCCATAGAGTTCCGTCATGCCCACGATGTCGAAGCTGTCCTCCAGGCCAAGGGCTTCCTCGAACTGGCGGCGCATTTTCGGGGTGTGGGTTTCTGCGCCGAAAATTGCTTTCTTGAGATGGAGCTTGTCAAAGAGCCCTTGCTTCTGCACTTCTTCGCCCATGAGCAGGGCCATGGAAGCCGTGGAACAGAGACAGGTGGATTTGAGATCGGTGAGCATTTGGAGCTGTATTTCGAGCAGGCCGGGGCCAACGGGCAGGGCCATGGCACCGAATCGTTCACAGCCGAGCTGGAACCCTGCACCGGCTGTCCACAGACCGTAGCCCACACAAATCTGTACCCTGTCTTCCACGGTCAGTCCTGCCAGCTCGTAACAGCGGGCAAACATGTCCTTCCAGACATCAATGTCTTTTTGCGTGTAGGCGAGGATTTTGCGCTTGCCCGTTGTGCCGCTGGAGCCGTGGATGCGAACCACGTCGGCTTCGGGCACGGATAACAGGGGCATGGGGTAGCCGGATTTGAGGTCTTCAGCCGTGGTAAAGGGAAGCTTGCGGATATCGTCCAGCGTCTTGATGTCACCCGGCTCCACGCCGGTCTTCTTGAAACGGGCCTGATAGAACGGGCTGTTTGCGTAAACATGGCTTGCCGTCCACTTCAATCCGGCAAGCTGGATGTCTGCGATCTGTTCTTCGGTCAAATTCGGTATGAAGCGATAGTCCATCAAGAGCTCCCTTGTGTGTGCATTGCGGCTGCGTACCCTTGTGTCGGCCTACGAAATCCGGTAGCCTTCACAGGTGCTGCGCTCAGCGGTATTCATGCAGCAAAAATAGCAAATCTTCAAGTAGCAAGGGCTTTTTCATGGATATGATACCAACCTGGATTTTCATGGTCGGCGCGGCTCTGGTCGGTCTGGAAATGGGCGGTTTTTCCTCCATCTTCATCCAGCGCTGGATCGACGAGCAGCCCATTCTCAAACCGTGGCGGTCGCGGTGCCCCTCTTGCAAGGAACCGCTTGTCTGGCGGGATACCGTACCGGTGATCAGCTATCTCCTGCTCAAGGGACGCTGCCGTCACTGCGATGCGCGCATAGGCCCACAGTACATGCTGGTGGAGCTTTCCTGCATGGCTTGGTCTCTGGCCGTGGCCCAGGAGTTTGGTTTGTCACCCGAGTGGGCGGTCTATCTCTTGCTCGGAGTCATGCTCATTGCCGGCAGTTTCATCGATTTCGAGACCTTTCTCCTGCCCGATCGCATCACCCTGGGCGGGACGGTCATAGCGCTGGCCGCCAGCTTTGTTCTGCGTGAAGGACCCGCATGGCAGGATGCGTTCATTGGTGCGGTCGTCGGGGCCGGGCTGTTCTGGTTTTTGCAGCAGGGATATCGCCTGTGGCGTGGTGAAGAAGGGCTGGGTACGGGCGATGTCAAACTCATGGCCATGATCGGCGCCATGACCGGGTTGGCCGGATTGCCGTTCACCATTCTAGTCAGCTCGGCCACCGGGGCCGTAGGCAGCATTATCTACGCCATCCGTCCCGGAAGCGGCGGTATCAAGGGGCGCGTACCCTATGGCCCGTTCCTCAGCCTTGGGTGCATGGTGTATCTGCTCTACGGGCAGGATATCCTGCGCTGGCTGCGCTCCTGATTGTCCTGATTCCACGCTTCACCAACCGGAAGACCGTCCACCTGAGGGCGGACGGTTCCAGTTAAGGCGACCTCTCGGTCGATTTGAGAGGCGTGTTCAGCGTCCCCGGTCTGGGTTGGATATAGCCAGTACCGAGTGATCGAGCGCCGCTTTCTTGGCAACTCTGGTGCGTTTTTTGGTTTTGGGTTTGGAAATGGGTGATGGCGGGGGAATGCTATCCAGCGTGTTCGGATTCGTCGCCATGATCCCGGCACTCATGATGTGTGGTTCCGGGCCGCTCAGTTCCTGATGATACAGGTAGGATATCACGCGATTGACGCCGGAGGTGTTTTTGGCGTGGTACATGATCCGATCCCGTTCTTTCTTATCAGCGATAACACCAAGCAGGATCACGTCTCCCTGGACGATGTCGACCTCAATGGGGGTGCTGGTGACGCTGAAGTCCGCAATAAGTTGTGTTCGCAATTCTGCGTACTTGGCCTGCTCTTCAAAAAAGTCGGTGTCGGCTTCCTTGTCCCGGATGTAGAGGTGGCTGATGACGCCACGCTTGTTTTCCACCTTGTCCACACACTCGTATATGGTCCGCAACTGTTCCTGTGACTCATATTCTCCCACCAGATACAACGTGCCGAAATAGCAGTAAGTGTCTATCTGACCGGCCTCGATGTCTTTTTTCTTGTAGAGTTCGGCCTGGGCGTGTCCGGCAATGATGGAGTCCACGATCTGCTGTTCCGTGCTCCGTTCATCCATGGCTGTTTCATAGACGGTCTGCCCGCTGCCTATGATTGAGGAAAGGTAGGCAGGCGCGCCGGGAATGAGCCCGATGCCAAAAGGAACCGCAGCACACCCCGGCAGGAGAAGGAGTACCAGAACGAGTATGATAATTTTGAGATTGAACATCAGCGCCTACTCTCCGCATTCCATTTTTGGTTCCACCGACAGGGGCATCTCAGCAAGAAGTTTGCCAAGATGTTCCGGAAGTCAGGAAAATGGAGGCAGCCCTTGCAGGGCAAAGGCTGAGCAAATTGAGGCTATTAGCAGGCAGGAAGGATAAGTCTACAAATAATAGACTTCGGAAAGCGGTGAAGCTGTCTTTAATCTATTAATTGTGGATTGTGCGAGTGGGGCTAGTACCGTCCAAGACCGTGTTGGGGCCATTGGCCGGTGAATCCTTTGCAGATGTATATGGTGAATTTTCTGCCGGGGTGTCCTTTGAAATTGGATTCATACAGGATCGGCTCGCTGACGGATGCAAAGAGTTTTTCCAATTGCGCCATGGGGCCGGGTTGGAACCGTTTTCGTACCATGATGGCGTCCCAGCCGATCTTGCCGTCCGTGGGGTTGGGCCACAGATCATATTGATTCATGCGGCGGCGGTCCATCCAGGTACAGTAGGTAATGGGTTGGCCCGGTACATAGAAGGCGAGTTCCGAGGTGAACCCATAATTGTCGCTGATTAGGAAGACCCGGTCGGGGTCGTCGAATTCCGTCTGCTGCAACTGGGCGACATAGTGCCCCAGATCAGCCCATCCTTTGAGGCGGTGGGTCGGGTTCATGGTGTCCGGGGCCGGAATATGGGGCGAAGCGAACATGGCAAGGACAATGGCAAGAGCTGCGCCCACGAGAACAGCCTTGCCCCGGATTTTGCGTTGTGGCGCTTCCCACCAGCGTTGCAGGGCCATGCCGCCGAGCAGTGCGCCGCTCATGAACGCGGCCGCTGTCCAGTTGGCTTCGACTTTGGAAAATAGGGCCTTGAAAGTAATGATGCCCCACAAGGGCCAGAAGAAGAGCATGGACTGGAGGTCGCGGCGGTAGGTCGCGTCGTAGCTGCCTACCGGACCGACCCACGATTTCTTCCAAGCGGTGACACTCCCTGCGAGAATTGCCACGAACCACCACGGAGAGAGCAGGCCGATCTGAGCGCCGAGCATCTCGAAGAACGGTCCGATACGCAGGGAGAATGTGCTTGTTTTGCCCACGCCCGAGGTGAGCTTGGCGACATGCTTGTAAGCGACCCAGTCATTATCAATGTTCCATAGGACAATGGGGGCCAGGCCGATGAGGGAGCCGATCAGTCCGGCTCCGAGGAACCGCCACCAGAATTTTGGCGGCAACTGACCACGGAAGTGCAGGATGACAGCATACATGAAGCCCAGCCCGAAAAAGACGAGCATCATGTATTTTGCCAGCGTGCCCACGGCCATGCATACGGCCAGAATGATGAAGGGCAGATCGCCGGGCACAGAGTCCAGCTTGTTGCGCGTGGCGGCAGCCAGGGCAAAGAAAGCGACAGTCCAACAGAAAATCAATGGGTTGTCCGTGGTCGCCAGAATACCAAGTCCGTTTAGCAACGGCATGGTGGCCGCCACGAACAGGATATACAATGCCAGCCTATGTTCTTTCCAGATGCGCGAGACGCCCACATACAAAACGGTCTGGATACCGGTCATGCCGAGGATGGAACCGAAACGCACCCCCAGTTCGGTGTTCCCGAAAACAGCGGTCCAGGTGGCGATCATCCAGGCGATGAGCGGACCCTTGGAATAGTAGGAGAGTTGAGGGCGGCGTATCCAGTCCCAATACTGCGCTTCGTCCTGCACCAGATTGAGCTGGCCTGTGGC containing:
- a CDS encoding phenylacetate--CoA ligase family protein, coding for MDYRFIPNLTEEQIADIQLAGLKWTASHVYANSPFYQARFKKTGVEPGDIKTLDDIRKLPFTTAEDLKSGYPMPLLSVPEADVVRIHGSSGTTGKRKILAYTQKDIDVWKDMFARCYELAGLTVEDRVQICVGYGLWTAGAGFQLGCERFGAMALPVGPGLLEIQLQMLTDLKSTCLCSTASMALLMGEEVQKQGLFDKLHLKKAIFGAETHTPKMRRQFEEALGLEDSFDIVGMTELYGPGTGLECQAHDGIHYWADRYILEIIDPETLEPVAPGEVGEMVVTSLQKEASPLVRYRTHDLTRLLPGTCSCGVTMPRMDKIMGRSDDMFIFRGVNIYPGQIGSVLEDFKELSAEYKISLTRRDGLDHMAVQVECTPEATCCGDDLAKQLASEIRKHILVRSEVKILGPGELPRSFAKTKRVQDERGEE
- a CDS encoding prepilin peptidase, translating into MDMIPTWIFMVGAALVGLEMGGFSSIFIQRWIDEQPILKPWRSRCPSCKEPLVWRDTVPVISYLLLKGRCRHCDARIGPQYMLVELSCMAWSLAVAQEFGLSPEWAVYLLLGVMLIAGSFIDFETFLLPDRITLGGTVIALAASFVLREGPAWQDAFIGAVVGAGLFWFLQQGYRLWRGEEGLGTGDVKLMAMIGAMTGLAGLPFTILVSSATGAVGSIIYAIRPGSGGIKGRVPYGPFLSLGCMVYLLYGQDILRWLRS
- a CDS encoding BON domain-containing protein, whose translation is MFNLKIIILVLVLLLLPGCAAVPFGIGLIPGAPAYLSSIIGSGQTVYETAMDERSTEQQIVDSIIAGHAQAELYKKKDIEAGQIDTYCYFGTLYLVGEYESQEQLRTIYECVDKVENKRGVISHLYIRDKEADTDFFEEQAKYAELRTQLIADFSVTSTPIEVDIVQGDVILLGVIADKKERDRIMYHAKNTSGVNRVISYLYHQELSGPEPHIMSAGIMATNPNTLDSIPPPSPISKPKTKKRTRVAKKAALDHSVLAISNPDRGR
- a CDS encoding ArnT family glycosyltransferase; this translates as MTTPNTTYTFRLDVIAFVIIVLSFALRYWFVATGQLNLVQDEAQYWDWIRRPQLSYYSKGPLIAWMIATWTAVFGNTELGVRFGSILGMTGIQTVLYVGVSRIWKEHRLALYILFVAATMPLLNGLGILATTDNPLIFCWTVAFFALAAATRNKLDSVPGDLPFIILAVCMAVGTLAKYMMLVFFGLGFMYAVILHFRGQLPPKFWWRFLGAGLIGSLIGLAPIVLWNIDNDWVAYKHVAKLTSGVGKTSTFSLRIGPFFEMLGAQIGLLSPWWFVAILAGSVTAWKKSWVGPVGSYDATYRRDLQSMLFFWPLWGIITFKALFSKVEANWTAAAFMSGALLGGMALQRWWEAPQRKIRGKAVLVGAALAIVLAMFASPHIPAPDTMNPTHRLKGWADLGHYVAQLQQTEFDDPDRVFLISDNYGFTSELAFYVPGQPITYCTWMDRRRMNQYDLWPNPTDGKIGWDAIMVRKRFQPGPMAQLEKLFASVSEPILYESNFKGHPGRKFTIYICKGFTGQWPQHGLGRY